The Kordia sp. SMS9 DNA window GAAAATTTCCGTGTCAAAAAAGCATTATTCGTAAGAAGCTTTGAGAATTTTAATATCTTTTAGTAGTTTTTGAATTGCTTCCTCATTGGTACCGTCGTAGGTTCCACGAACTCTTTTTTCTTTGTCAACCAAAATGAAATTTTCGGTATGTATCATGCCATAATCGTCATCACCAGTAGATTTTACAGCCAAATACGATTTGCGAGCTAGGTCATATATCTGTTTCTTATCGCCCGTGACTAAATTCCACTTTTTATCATTGACACCTTTTTCAATAGCATAGCGTTTGAGTTGTGCAACTGTATCAATTTCTGGCGTGACCGAATGCGATAACAACATGACATCATCATCGTCAAGAATTTCTTTTTGCACAAGCGCCATATTCTTTGTCATTACTGGACAAATTGTTTGGCATGTTGTAAAGAAAAAATCGGTTACATAAATTTTATTTTTATACGTGTCTTGTGTGATGGTATCTCCGTTTTGATTGATGAGTTTAAAATCTTTAATCACATGATATTTTCGAACGTGTTGAATGGAAGCGTCTACCAATTCAGGGTTGAAATTATCAGGCTGATACACTGGAAGTGCGTCTTCTTGCTTCAATGCATAGTAAAAAGATACAATGATAATGGTTGATATACAGCCCATTACGATCGCAAAAAGTCTGTATTTCTTAAAAAATGTTAACATGTAATGTCGTTTAACGGATAAATTTACAGTTCGTCGATAAATTTTAGGGGGTTTATCGAAAAAACCGTGGACAAATTTACGATTTTTAAATTTGACTGGGAAAAATTCCTATATTGTTAATCCCAAATCTAGCTTAACTATGAAAAAAACCATCTTAGCCATTGGTTTTTTATGGACTTTCGTCGCTCTTAGCCAAACTGATCAAGACTTGATCAATGTCGCTAATGGTGAGTCTCAGAAAGCAGTAAAACTACAGGATTTTCAAGCAAATGAGAACACAGCTTATTATGATTTACTTTCGCATAGATTAGAGTTAGAGTTAGATCCTGAAAAACACTACATTAAAGGAGAAGTTACTACAGAATTTCGCGTTTTAGAAAATACAGATACGATCGTTTTTGATTTATATGATAATTTAGAAGTGTCTTCCGTGACTGGAAATGATGAAAAACCACTACAGTTTATCCACGAAAATAACGAGCTTTCCATTTTATTTACAAATGATCTTTGCGAAACGGCAACACATACGTTAACGATTGCCTACGAAGGAACTCCTAACAAGAATACAAGTGGCGACGGATTTGTCACAACAAAAACACGAAATAACATCCCATCATTATATACACTTTCTGAACCGTATGGTTCTAGCGAATGGTGGCCATGCAAACAAGACTTAAACGATAAAATAGATCAAATTGACGTCATCATTACGGCTCCTGCAGCTTACAAAGCTGTTTCCAACGGAATGGTAATATCAGAAACTCAAGAAGGAGCTTTGATGACGACGCATTGGCAACATAATTACCCAATTCCGACCTATTTAATTGGAATTGCCGTAACAGAGTATGAGGTTTTCTCGCAAACGATAGAAAGAAATGGACATAGTTTTGATATTGTAAATTATGTGTATCCTGAATCTAAAGACAAAGCCGAAGAGTATACCGAAGTGACGGTGGAAATCATGAATTTGTTTCAAGACTTATTTGGGGAATATCCTTATAAAGATGAAAAATACGGTCACGCTGAGTTTGAATATGGCGGTGGTATGGAACATTCAACGATTTCTTTTATGGGGAATTTTAGCAGATCGTTAATTGCGCACGAATTGGCACACCAATGGTTTGGAAACAAAGTGACATGTGAGTCTTGGAATCATATTTGGCTCAACGAAGGATTTGCCACGTATTTATCTGGATTGGTAGAACGTCATTTTGATGGAGAAGAAGATTTTATCAATTGGAAACGTGGAAAAATTGCAGACATTACCACGTCGCGCGCTGGTTCTGTGTATATACAAGATGAAAAACTAGAGAATGTAGGGCGTATTTTTAGTTCTCGTTTGACCTATAATAAAGGTGCGATGGTGATTCACATGTTGCGTCAAAAATTAGGAGACGAAGTATTTTTTAAAGCGATCAGAAATTATTTAAACGATGAAGAATTGGCGTATGGATATGCAAATACAGACCAATTACAAGCACATTTAGAAAATACAAGCGGAGAAGATTTACAAGAATTTTTTAGCGATTGGATTTACGGACAAGGATATCCTTCGTATGATGTAGCGTGGTATCAAGCGAGTACGAATGAATTGAATCTTACATTCAATCAAACACAATCGAGCAAAAAAGTAGATTTCTTTGAAATGAACGTTCCAGTTTTAGTAGTTGGTGCGCAAGGAGAAGAAAAATACCTTACAGTTGATCATACTTTCAACGGACAGGAATTTGCTATTAGTGTAGATTTTGAAATTGCAGATATTATTTTGGATCCCAAATTTGATATGATTTCTAAAAATAACACCATTAGAATTGACATTGATGCTGTTGCTGAATTGGAAATTCAATCTTCTATTGACAATACGGCAAATAAAACTTCGCTGGTAACTGTTAAAAAATAACACATCACATACACTTTCTGAGTAAATATGGTAAAATCTGATTTTTAGGTTGCTGCTATTTTTTTTAAGTAATCATAAAACCTTACTTTTGTGCGTTCTATAAACATTTTACATTATAAATGGGCGTATTTATTCAGATTACATCGTTTGTCTTAATCATTTCAATTTTAGTAATTCTTCATGAATTAGGGCATTTCATACCAGCAAAACTTTTCAAAACAAAAGTTGAAAAATTCTACTTATTCTTTGATCCTTGGTTTTCTATTGTGAAAAAGAAAGTGGGTGACACCGTTTATGGAATTGGTTGGTTGCCTTTAGGTGGTTATGTAAAAATTGCCGGAATGATTGATGAAAGCATGGACAAAGAACAAATGGAAAAACCACCACAACCGTGGGAATTCCGTTCCAAACCCGCTTGGCAACGTTTAATTATTATGTTAGGTGGCGTTATTGTGAACTTTTTGTTAGCTTGGGTAATTTACATTTCCACATTTGTATACTATGGTGAATCGTATATTCCTGTAGACGAAATAAAAGATGGATTGTATGTAGATGAAATTTCAGAGCAAATAGGATTGCGTACGGGCGATAAAATTCTTAAAATAGACGGGAAAGATGTTGAAAAACTAGACAAATACTTGTCTATTGATATTCTTTTAGGTGATGAAATGACGGTATTGCGCAATGGAAAAGAAGAAACCTTTCTGTTGAGTGATGAAGGTAAAAAAGCAGCTTTAGATAGTCAAGGAAGAAACTTTGTAAATCCACGTTTTGCACCTGTTATTACAGTAGATACTACCAAAACCAACGCTCGAGAAGCTGGATTGCTTACGAATGATGAAATTATTGCTGTAAACGGAACTAAGGTGCAGTTTTGGGATGAATTCACCAAAAACATAAAAGCAAATAAAAGTAAGGAAGTAACTATTACGCTAAAAAGGGACGGTCGTGAATTGATGTTTCCTGTAAAAGTTACAGATAGTGCCACTATTGGTGTTATATTGAATAGTGAAGAAGCGAAAGAGCGGTTGCTTGTCAAAAAAGAATATGGGTTTATAGAGGCGATCCCTAGAGGCTTTGAAGAAACGATCAACGTATTGGTACGTCAAGTAAAACAATTCAAGTTGATATTTAATCCTGTCATTCAAGGATACAAAAAAGTAAAAGGTCCAATTGGGATTGTAGAAATGATGCCACCTTCATGGAATTGGAAGTTCTTTTGGGGCTTTATGGCGATGTTTTCCGTGTGGTTAGCCTTTTTAAATATCTTACCTATACCAGCTTTGGATGGTGGTCATGTAATGTTTTTATTGTACGAAATCATTGTGGGAAAAGCACCTTCGCAGAAAGTCATGGAAATTGGTCAAATCATAGGATTTGTGATCATCATGAGTTTAATGGTAGTCATCTTCGGAAACGACATTTGGAACTTGATCAAAGGCAGTTAAGTCGTAGAAGCATCAAACAAGTTAAAAGTTTTTCAATTTTTTAAATAATTTGTTTGTTCGAAATAAAAAATAGCATATATTTGCCCTCGCAAAAAGCAATAACACTCCTCCTTAGCTCAGTTGGTTAGAGCATTTGACTGTTAATCAAAGGGTCCTTGGTTCGAGCCCAAGAGGGGGAGCAAAGCTTTCAAAAGCCATCCATTAGGGTGGCTTTTTTTATGTGTGTACTTCTCGTGAAACTGTGAATTTTTCCAAGTTGGTTATAATTTTAACATTTAGTCACACCAACCATGCACATAGAGTGATGCACTGAAATACAAGCTACGCATGTTACTTCATTCGTATTACAATTTAGCCATGTTGGGTCTGAGTTATCGCTTGGGTCATGTCCAGAATCAGTAGTGGTCTCTGTTCCTCCAAAATCATCACCACCAGTTATACTAAATTGATTCAACTTTGAGATTTGTTCCTTCTTAAATAAAAGTTTTTTTTTCATACGAATGCGGTTTTAAAATTCAGATTATTTCTCTGGTAAGAGTTTACATCTGACTGTTAACAATTTCATCAAATATAAAAGGATATACAGCTAACTTTGTAAACTTCATTCTGTCAATTTATAAACTAGCCCTAACTAACTGCTTTGATTATCAATTTTATGTAGATTTTTAATAAACGTTGACGGATATATGTTTGTCACTTTTTTAAATGCCCTAGAGAAAGGTTTTGCAGTTTTAAAACCACATTCTTTTGCAATAGCTTCAATTGTATAGGCTCTAAAACGGGTGTCATCTTTAAGTCGTTTTATGGAGTACTGGACACGTAATTTTTTTATATATGTTGTGTAAGATTCATTCTTATACTCATTTATAATGTTAGAAAGATACGCTGTATTCGTATGCAGCTTTTTTGCCAAGAAAGGCAATGTGCAATTTTGTTGTAAAAACAAATGATCGCTTTCAAATTGTGTCAGTGCATCCAGAATTTGCTGAGTTTGTACTTCAGGAATTACTTTTTTTACGATATTAGCATCATTTTCTTTTGTTTCCTCAAGAAGTTTTTGAAAAGAAGCCTTATTTTTTTGTTCACGCCTTCTAAAAAATAAATATCCTACAATAAGCGATATAACCAGTATTATTGAAAAAATATACCAACCTGTTTTCTTTTTGGAGATGTTTTTTAAAGCATCTTCTAATCTATAGATCCTTTTTTGAAGTATGCGTATTTTATCTTTTTGGTCTATGGATGCCTTGGTTTTTTCATTATCTGAATAGCGTTGCTCAGTATATGCAATTGCTAGCTGTGCATATTTTATAGCATTTTTTAAATCTCCTTTTTGCTCATAACATTCTGATAGAAGTGAATAGGTAGAAGGTTTGTTTAATTTTTTTGAAGCGCCTCTAAAAAATGGTTCACTTTTTTTAATATAATAAATGGCACTATCAGTTTGCTGTAATCTTAAAAATGTTTTTCCTTTGTAAAAGTAACTTTCTTGAAGTGTTTGCTGCACTTTTGTGACTTCATTCGTTTTTATCGAACGATTAAAATAAGTGAGTGCTGTTGCATAATTTTCTTTTATAAAAGCATGAATCCCAGATAAGTTTTCAAAATATGCAATTGTTTTCAGATCCTTTTCTTGAATTGCAAGTTGGAGTCCTTTTTGTGTGAAAAAAGAAAAAGAATCGAGTAATTTTTTTTGTTCTTTATAAAATGAATATTTACGTAAGTATGTATTTCCTAAGCTTCTTATAATACTGAGTCTTAAATTATAATCAATAGTATCAGTTTCCACCTTTTTGTACAGTAAATTAAGTATTATTAAAGCCTTGTCTAGTTCGCCCAAGGTATAATAAAGTGCTCCAATTTTATGTTCAATTTTTAGAATTAAATTTTTATTTTGTTCTAATTCTGCAATTGCTAAAGCCTTAAAATAATAGTTTGATGCGTTATCATATTCTTTTTCCTTATAATAATAATATCCCTTTTTTTCATACACGTATGCCAGTTCTATCTTTTTTCCAATCTTAGCCAAATCATAAGCAGATTCTAGATATGAAAACGCTTTTTCTTTAGTTCCATGAAGAATTTGATGATGACACATTTTTAGAAAAGCAGTAAGTTTCTCTTCTCTTTTAGTTGCTTTTGGATAAAGCGCATCCAGATAAATTTTAGCAAGCTTAGGATTTGTTTTTCGGATAGATTCATAGGTGTTGGCTATCTGTTTAAATGAATACTTTTCCAAACTGTCAGATTCACTTTGTGGAGTTGTTTGACTATTACCAAACAATGGAGTTAAAATGTATAAGAATAATAAAAAAATAGCATTTTTCATCTGAGAAGAAAATTTAGAAATAAGTAAAACTAGTAACGTATTTTATAAAAATAGGTACATTCTTTAAGATATCTAATTTTAAAATATTTTTTACGATCTTATATATGATCATGTAAGTAATCTGGTTGAACACTGAACACTTTGTAATATTTCTAAAACTGAATGCATGATTTTACTAGTGATTTTGAAATTCAAAAATAGTTTTGGTTGAATTCAGTCGTTTTTGATTTGATCAACTCAATAGATCACTAATAAAGTTTTTTTGGGATGTAGAATATTAAAAATAATACCAGCACAAAATTTGAACCAAGTTGTAGAAAAACGTACTCACTGCATATTATGTAAGGATCAATAAAAGATAACTCGCCAACAATCAATTTTTTGGTTCAATAACAAGGAAGAGCGCAAACTATAAGGTTATTTTTCTCATTCAAAATAAGATTTTACCTCTCTATTTTTCTACTAAAATAGAGATTAGAGAATTATACCAATTTACATTTAAAATTATTGTATGGTTTGCTCCAGCCAAAATATAATGATTGCAACTACAGAAGTATGACCAAAAATTAATGTTTTAAATGTTCATAAATTGACATATTTGCAAGCGAAAAAACAGGAATAAAAATTTGTTAACATATTCTTAACAAGAAAAAACATGCAAAAAAGCTCAAAAATCAACGCTTATTTCCAAAAATCAACGCTTACAAAAAACAT harbors:
- a CDS encoding M1 family metallopeptidase, whose translation is MKKTILAIGFLWTFVALSQTDQDLINVANGESQKAVKLQDFQANENTAYYDLLSHRLELELDPEKHYIKGEVTTEFRVLENTDTIVFDLYDNLEVSSVTGNDEKPLQFIHENNELSILFTNDLCETATHTLTIAYEGTPNKNTSGDGFVTTKTRNNIPSLYTLSEPYGSSEWWPCKQDLNDKIDQIDVIITAPAAYKAVSNGMVISETQEGALMTTHWQHNYPIPTYLIGIAVTEYEVFSQTIERNGHSFDIVNYVYPESKDKAEEYTEVTVEIMNLFQDLFGEYPYKDEKYGHAEFEYGGGMEHSTISFMGNFSRSLIAHELAHQWFGNKVTCESWNHIWLNEGFATYLSGLVERHFDGEEDFINWKRGKIADITTSRAGSVYIQDEKLENVGRIFSSRLTYNKGAMVIHMLRQKLGDEVFFKAIRNYLNDEELAYGYANTDQLQAHLENTSGEDLQEFFSDWIYGQGYPSYDVAWYQASTNELNLTFNQTQSSKKVDFFEMNVPVLVVGAQGEEKYLTVDHTFNGQEFAISVDFEIADIILDPKFDMISKNNTIRIDIDAVAELEIQSSIDNTANKTSLVTVKK
- the rseP gene encoding RIP metalloprotease RseP, which produces MGVFIQITSFVLIISILVILHELGHFIPAKLFKTKVEKFYLFFDPWFSIVKKKVGDTVYGIGWLPLGGYVKIAGMIDESMDKEQMEKPPQPWEFRSKPAWQRLIIMLGGVIVNFLLAWVIYISTFVYYGESYIPVDEIKDGLYVDEISEQIGLRTGDKILKIDGKDVEKLDKYLSIDILLGDEMTVLRNGKEETFLLSDEGKKAALDSQGRNFVNPRFAPVITVDTTKTNAREAGLLTNDEIIAVNGTKVQFWDEFTKNIKANKSKEVTITLKRDGRELMFPVKVTDSATIGVILNSEEAKERLLVKKEYGFIEAIPRGFEETINVLVRQVKQFKLIFNPVIQGYKKVKGPIGIVEMMPPSWNWKFFWGFMAMFSVWLAFLNILPIPALDGGHVMFLLYEIIVGKAPSQKVMEIGQIIGFVIIMSLMVVIFGNDIWNLIKGS
- a CDS encoding helix-turn-helix domain-containing protein — its product is MKNAIFLLFLYILTPLFGNSQTTPQSESDSLEKYSFKQIANTYESIRKTNPKLAKIYLDALYPKATKREEKLTAFLKMCHHQILHGTKEKAFSYLESAYDLAKIGKKIELAYVYEKKGYYYYKEKEYDNASNYYFKALAIAELEQNKNLILKIEHKIGALYYTLGELDKALIILNLLYKKVETDTIDYNLRLSIIRSLGNTYLRKYSFYKEQKKLLDSFSFFTQKGLQLAIQEKDLKTIAYFENLSGIHAFIKENYATALTYFNRSIKTNEVTKVQQTLQESYFYKGKTFLRLQQTDSAIYYIKKSEPFFRGASKKLNKPSTYSLLSECYEQKGDLKNAIKYAQLAIAYTEQRYSDNEKTKASIDQKDKIRILQKRIYRLEDALKNISKKKTGWYIFSIILVISLIVGYLFFRRREQKNKASFQKLLEETKENDANIVKKVIPEVQTQQILDALTQFESDHLFLQQNCTLPFLAKKLHTNTAYLSNIINEYKNESYTTYIKKLRVQYSIKRLKDDTRFRAYTIEAIAKECGFKTAKPFSRAFKKVTNIYPSTFIKNLHKIDNQSS
- a CDS encoding SCO family protein, with translation MLTFFKKYRLFAIVMGCISTIIIVSFYYALKQEDALPVYQPDNFNPELVDASIQHVRKYHVIKDFKLINQNGDTITQDTYKNKIYVTDFFFTTCQTICPVMTKNMALVQKEILDDDDVMLLSHSVTPEIDTVAQLKRYAIEKGVNDKKWNLVTGDKKQIYDLARKSYLAVKSTGDDDYGMIHTENFILVDKEKRVRGTYDGTNEEAIQKLLKDIKILKASYE